The following are from one region of the Arachis duranensis cultivar V14167 chromosome 10, aradu.V14167.gnm2.J7QH, whole genome shotgun sequence genome:
- the LOC107469992 gene encoding uncharacterized protein LOC107469992, with product MATIAEALTRLTLLPQTAQSTQQASTSSSLPSQPQPNPKGSINAITLRSGTMLDKNVDISAKASEKTNNDEVGEEVEMTKGEDENVDRSEEEPPKVKEPKRKTLLEEPSPIPFPTLVKKAKKQEDLDPTLVEVFKKVEVTVHLFQAIQQVPKYAKFLKDVCTHKDKLGNVNKKSVDDSISSLLLEKCNDPSPCLVTCLIGGIKFMDCMCDLEACVSTMPLPVYQRLNLPPLKRSGARVVLADKSIVSVVGIAENVIINIQWLLFSVDFHILETPPIDSTNPSSVLLGRPFLKTACFKLDAHSRVYSFESDGELVKFTLEESNKPTLKAYSIFGRDIVEDKVIKDIKEQGKEEVAKKSNSKDHAQPKNAKELEIFLLGEIPK from the coding sequence ATGGCTACAATAGCCGAAGCCCTTACCCGTTTGACCCTCCTTCCTCAAACTGCACAAAGCACCCAACAAGCTTCAACCTCAAGTAGTTTACCCTCTCAACCTCAACCCAATCCTAAGGGGAGCATAAATGCCATTACTCTCCGAAGTGGTACTATGTTGGACAAGAATGTTGATATATCCGCAAAGGCAAGTGAGAAGACCAACAATGATGAGGTAGGAGAAGAGGTGGAGATGACAAAGGGTGAAGATGAAAATGTTGACAGAAGTGAGGAGGAGCCACCAAAAGTCAAGGAGCCAAAGAGAAAGACCTTGCTTGAAGAGCCTTCACCCATTCCATTCCCAACTTTGGTCAAGAAGGCAAAGAAGCAAGAAGATCTTGACCCCACTTTGGTGGAAGTTTTTAAGAAAGTCGAAGTTACCGTCCATCTCTTTCAAGCCATTCAACAAGTGCCGAAATATGCCAAGTTCCTTAAAGATGTGTGCACTCACAAAGACAAGCTTGGCAATGTTAACAAAAAGTCGGTAGAtgattcaatctcttctttgcTTCTTGAAAAATGTAATGATCCTAGCCCATGTTTGGTGACTTGTTTGATTGGTGGGATTAAGTTCATGGATTGTATGTGTGATTTGGAAGCGTGTGTGAGCACCATGCCACTGCCCGTATACCAAAGATTGAACTTACCACCTCTCAAAAGATCCGGGGCAAGGGTTGTCTTGGCTGACAAGAGTATTGTGTCTGTGGTTGGAATTGCAGAGAACGTCATAATCAACATTCAATGGTTGCTTTTTTCGGTTGACTTCCACATCTTGGAGACTCCACCTATTGATTCGACTAACCCATCATCAGTACTCCTTGGAAGGCCATTCTTGAAGACGGCCTGTTTCAAGCTAGACGCACACTCGAGAGTCTATTCTTTTGAGTCGGATGGCGAGTTAGTCAAGTTCACCCTGGAAGAGTCCAACAAACCCACTCTTAAGGCCTATTCCATTTTTGGGCGTGACATAGTTGAAGATAAAGTGATTAAGGATATCAAGGAACAAGGAAAAGAGGAGGTTGCCAAgaagtcaaattcaaaggatcaTGCTCAACCCAAGAATGCCAAGGAGTTGGAGATTTTCCTCCTTGGGGAAATTCCTAAGTGA